In Synechococcus sp. UW69, the following are encoded in one genomic region:
- a CDS encoding cupin domain-containing protein: MNQVETLIQQLQLIPHPEGGWYRELHRSPEQVQRQDGAERSALTAILFLLPAGAISCWHRVIGADEAWTHIDGATLELFQCQANGTALQRDPLNASNPVQVVPANAWQAARSLGEYTLVSCCVGPGFDFLDFEMARQQPTTDRLKLPHPELI; this comes from the coding sequence ATGAACCAAGTGGAGACCCTGATCCAACAGCTGCAGTTGATTCCCCATCCGGAGGGAGGTTGGTACCGCGAGTTGCATCGCAGCCCGGAGCAGGTTCAACGCCAAGACGGGGCCGAGCGATCGGCATTGACGGCCATTCTCTTTTTGCTGCCAGCCGGTGCCATCAGTTGCTGGCATCGCGTGATCGGTGCCGACGAAGCCTGGACGCACATTGATGGAGCCACTCTGGAGCTCTTTCAGTGCCAGGCGAATGGCACAGCACTGCAACGGGACCCACTGAATGCATCAAACCCTGTTCAGGTGGTTCCAGCCAATGCCTGGCAGGCGGCGCGCAGTCTGGGTGAGTACACCCTGGTGAGCTGTTGTGTTGGTCCGGGATTTGACTTCTTGGATTTCGAGATGGCTCGGCAACAACCCACGACAGACCGTCTGAAATTGCCCCATCCGGAGTTGATCTGA